A genome region from Crossiella equi includes the following:
- a CDS encoding GGDEF domain-containing protein: MLLLPVPLLALVVITIRTQRYLIARRPLFRFAFSTASILGAALASAAVLHVLSVPDWSSASPLEMLREAGTTAAAAVTYGVVQALLVAGVILLTTRRPTLGDLLGTREDNALEAMTLGLGAVATVVLVHNPYLAIALVPAAALLNRITLVRQLESDASTDSLTGLLNRRGWLDRATRTLVRANRQAALLMLDLDHFKSINDTYGHVAGDDVLRTTAEVLRTNTRAGDLVGRWGGEEFIILLPGATRLEAHAVAERIRAEIHAMQTPTTHRRGGHVIIIEHRTTSIGLGISPDHGPTLDALVAATDAALYRAKESGRDQVSAAEPEVRLPEQTRRDG; the protein is encoded by the coding sequence GTGCTGCTGTTGCCGGTGCCGCTGCTGGCATTGGTCGTGATCACCATTCGCACGCAGCGCTATCTGATCGCCCGCCGCCCGCTGTTCCGCTTCGCCTTCAGCACGGCGAGCATCCTGGGCGCCGCGCTGGCCTCGGCCGCGGTGCTGCACGTGCTGTCGGTACCGGACTGGTCGAGCGCGAGCCCGCTGGAGATGCTGCGGGAGGCGGGCACCACGGCGGCCGCGGCGGTCACCTACGGCGTGGTGCAGGCCCTGCTGGTGGCGGGCGTGATCCTGCTGACCACCCGCCGCCCGACCCTGGGCGACCTGCTGGGCACCCGCGAGGACAACGCCCTGGAGGCGATGACGCTGGGCCTGGGCGCGGTGGCCACGGTGGTCCTGGTGCACAACCCGTACCTGGCGATCGCCCTGGTCCCGGCGGCGGCGCTGCTGAACCGCATCACCCTGGTCCGCCAGCTGGAGAGCGACGCGAGCACGGACTCCCTGACCGGCCTGCTCAACCGCCGGGGCTGGCTGGACCGCGCCACCCGCACCCTGGTCCGGGCGAACCGCCAGGCCGCGCTGCTCATGCTGGACCTGGACCACTTCAAGTCCATCAACGACACCTACGGCCACGTGGCGGGCGACGACGTGCTGCGCACCACGGCCGAGGTGCTGCGCACCAACACCCGGGCGGGCGACCTGGTGGGCCGCTGGGGCGGCGAGGAGTTCATCATCCTGCTGCCGGGCGCCACCCGCCTCGAGGCGCACGCGGTGGCCGAGCGCATCCGCGCGGAGATCCACGCCATGCAGACCCCGACCACCCACCGCCGGGGTGGCCACGTGATCATCATCGAACACCGCACCACCAGCATCGGCCTGGGCATCAGCCCGGACCACGGCCCCACCCTGGACGCCCTGGTGGCGGCCACCGACGCGGCCCTGTACCGCGCGAAGGAGTCGGGCCGGGACCAGGTCAGCGCGGCCGAACCGGAGGTCCGGCTGCCCGAGCAGACGCGACGCGACGGCTGA
- a CDS encoding MFS transporter, translating to MSRQGGFSAAFGIAEFRALWLAELQSVIGDQLAKVALSLLVFQRTQSALLTAGTYALTMIPQLVAGPLLSWLADRYPRRAVMIVTALAQAVLVGLMAVPGMPLWLVAGLLVLVQFAQAPFAAAQAATIPVVLRGEAYQAGQALRQISTNTAMLLGLAGGGAAVGLLGPHTALALDALTFALAALLVWVGVRARPAAWERPAPGAPRSSGVLLVWRDRRLRALLGLSWLAGIAVVPEGLAAPLAAEYGAGPAAVGWLLAVDPAAYALSTFLLARWTSTETRLRLLGVCAVGSVAALLGFAGVGLAGALVLLAVSGALAAYQVTAAAEFMASVPDQDRGSAYGVARTGLRVAQGLGVVAGGVTTEVVGHPSTTVTLAGAVGLVLAVPAALAWRRALQEGPVRPSWA from the coding sequence GTGTCGCGGCAGGGCGGGTTCAGCGCGGCGTTCGGGATCGCGGAGTTCCGGGCGCTGTGGCTCGCGGAGCTGCAATCGGTCATCGGAGATCAGCTCGCCAAGGTCGCGCTCTCCCTGCTGGTCTTCCAGCGGACCCAGTCCGCCCTGCTCACCGCGGGTACGTACGCGCTGACCATGATTCCCCAGCTGGTCGCCGGACCGCTGTTGTCCTGGCTGGCCGACCGGTACCCGCGCCGCGCCGTCATGATCGTCACCGCGCTGGCCCAGGCCGTGCTGGTGGGCTTGATGGCCGTGCCCGGCATGCCGCTGTGGCTGGTCGCCGGGCTGCTGGTGCTCGTCCAGTTCGCCCAGGCCCCCTTCGCCGCCGCCCAGGCCGCCACCATCCCGGTGGTGCTGCGGGGCGAGGCCTACCAGGCGGGCCAGGCGCTGCGGCAGATCAGCACCAACACGGCCATGCTGCTCGGGCTCGCGGGCGGCGGGGCGGCCGTCGGGCTGCTCGGCCCGCACACCGCGCTCGCCCTCGACGCGCTGACCTTCGCGCTGGCCGCGCTGCTCGTCTGGGTCGGCGTGCGCGCCCGCCCGGCCGCGTGGGAGCGGCCCGCACCGGGCGCGCCGAGGAGCTCGGGCGTGCTCCTGGTCTGGCGGGACCGCAGGCTGCGCGCGCTGCTGGGCCTGTCCTGGCTGGCCGGGATCGCGGTCGTGCCCGAGGGCTTGGCCGCGCCGCTGGCCGCCGAGTACGGCGCCGGACCGGCCGCCGTCGGCTGGCTGCTCGCCGTGGACCCGGCCGCGTACGCGCTGAGCACCTTCCTGCTCGCGCGCTGGACCAGCACGGAGACCCGCCTGCGCCTGCTCGGCGTCTGCGCCGTCGGCTCGGTGGCCGCGCTGCTCGGCTTCGCGGGCGTCGGGCTCGCGGGCGCGCTCGTGCTGCTCGCGGTCTCCGGCGCCCTCGCCGCCTACCAGGTGACGGCCGCCGCCGAGTTCATGGCCTCGGTACCCGACCAGGACCGCGGTTCGGCCTACGGCGTGGCCCGCACCGGCCTGCGCGTGGCGCAGGGCCTCGGGGTCGTCGCGGGCGGCGTCACGACGGAGGTCGTCGGGCACCCCAGCACGACGGTTACCCTTGCGGGGGCCGTTGGCCTGGTCCTGGCGGTGCCGGCCGCGCTCGCATGGCGCAGGGCCCTCCAGGAGGGACCGGTGAGACCGTCATGGGCGTGA
- a CDS encoding glutaredoxin domain-containing protein — protein sequence MSNNAVEFYWRPGCPFCMNLESALDRSGIPYSKVNIWEDPEAAARVRSVANGNEVVPTVFVGPAAMVNPSIGQVTEAVREHAPQLLG from the coding sequence ATGAGCAACAACGCGGTCGAGTTCTACTGGCGCCCCGGCTGCCCGTTCTGCATGAACCTGGAGAGCGCGCTGGACCGCTCCGGCATCCCGTACTCCAAGGTCAACATCTGGGAGGACCCGGAGGCGGCGGCGCGCGTGCGCTCGGTGGCCAACGGGAACGAGGTCGTGCCCACGGTGTTCGTCGGCCCCGCCGCCATGGTGAACCCCAGCATCGGGCAGGTCACCGAGGCCGTGCGCGAGCACGCGCCGCAGCTGCTGGGCTGA
- a CDS encoding class I SAM-dependent methyltransferase, with product MAVLLGDRRDPAIVVLGGEPDFCARLAGGLRFVISAGWLSPGLLGQAGVDRAFLVDLRPPAVAPLAPPEPGLTPVVLDGSEDDPVAAVLRATSGGWSDQADRLAHRAIAGGTPTAWFEQVYRAGLAREVDLPWDRTEPQPLLVEWAAGPGRLPGEGRGAVVCGCGLGADAEYIASLGFRTTAFDISPTAVALARARHPGSPVRYLQADLFSLPDEWARGFDLVLEVFTVQALTVPVRAPALRAVGGLVAPGGTLLVIATAQEDGTPPPEGPPWPLPRAELEHFAATGLDPRRVELLEDRGRARWRAEFGRAR from the coding sequence ATGGCGGTGCTCCTCGGTGACCGGCGGGACCCCGCCATCGTGGTGCTCGGCGGCGAGCCGGACTTCTGCGCGCGCCTGGCCGGGGGACTGCGGTTCGTGATCAGCGCCGGGTGGCTCAGTCCCGGGCTGCTCGGGCAGGCCGGGGTGGACCGGGCGTTCCTGGTCGACCTGCGGCCGCCCGCCGTCGCGCCCCTGGCACCCCCTGAACCCGGCCTCACCCCGGTCGTCCTCGACGGCAGCGAGGACGACCCGGTGGCGGCCGTCCTGCGGGCGACCTCCGGCGGCTGGTCCGACCAGGCGGACCGCCTGGCGCACCGGGCCATCGCCGGGGGCACGCCGACCGCCTGGTTCGAGCAGGTGTACCGCGCCGGGCTGGCCCGGGAGGTGGACCTGCCCTGGGACCGGACGGAGCCGCAGCCGCTGCTGGTGGAGTGGGCGGCCGGTCCGGGCCGCCTGCCCGGCGAGGGGCGCGGTGCCGTCGTGTGCGGCTGCGGCCTGGGGGCCGATGCCGAGTACATCGCCTCCCTGGGGTTCCGGACCACCGCCTTCGACATCTCCCCCACCGCCGTCGCCCTGGCACGGGCGCGGCACCCGGGTTCACCCGTGCGGTACCTCCAGGCCGATTTGTTCAGCCTCCCGGATGAATGGGCGCGCGGGTTCGACCTCGTGCTGGAGGTCTTCACCGTCCAGGCCCTGACCGTGCCGGTGCGGGCACCCGCGCTGCGGGCCGTCGGCGGGCTGGTCGCGCCCGGCGGCACGCTGCTGGTCATCGCCACCGCGCAGGAGGACGGCACGCCCCCGCCCGAGGGGCCGCCGTGGCCGTTGCCGAGGGCCGAGCTGGAGCACTTCGCCGCCACCGGGCTGGACCCGCGCCGGGTGGAGCTGCTCGAGGACCGCGGCCGCGCGCGCTGGCGGGCCGAGTTCGGACGCGCCCGGTAA
- the glgX gene encoding glycogen debranching protein GlgX produces MRPWPGHAYPLGASYDGAGTNFALFSEVAERVELCLFDEHGEETRVRLPEVDGFVWHGYLPGVGPGQRYGYRVHGPHEPEHGHRCNPNKLLLDPYAKAVDGPLEWDESLFGYHFDDHEARNDLDSAAHLPKAVVINPFFDWNSDRPPRTPYHQTVIYEAHVRGLTIQHPDIPQELRGTYAGLAHPVMIEYFKELGVTAVELMPVHHFISDHHLLEHNLTNYWGYNTLSYFAPHDGYAAVTAQGYQVQEFKAMVRSLHAAGIEVILDVVYNHTAEGNQMGPTLSMRGIDNAAYYRLVEDDPRFYMDYTGTGNSLNARNPHTLQLIMDSLRYWVTEMRVDGFRFDLASTLAREFYDVDKLSAFFDIVQQDPIISQVKLIAEPWDVGPGGYQVGNFPSLWTEWNGKYRDTVRDFWRGEPATLGEFASRITGSSDLYQNDGRRPYASINFVTAHDGFTLNDLVSYNDKHNEANGEDGRDGHDDNRSWNCGAEGPTDDEAVLALRARQRRNFLATLFLAQGVPMLSHGDELGRTQGGNNNVYCQDNEIAWMDWDLVETNRDLLEFTRATAKLRAAHPVFRRRRFFQGRPIRSGDQLRDIAWFTPGGVEMTEQDWESGFGRCIMVFLNGSALSDRDERGEPVTDDSFLLCFNAHDGELELTVPDSGYGREWAVVLDTATGDVGPEANGRVVQGGETIKVTDRSLLVLQRTD; encoded by the coding sequence ATGCGGCCGTGGCCCGGCCACGCCTATCCCCTCGGCGCGTCCTACGACGGCGCGGGGACCAACTTCGCCCTGTTCTCCGAGGTCGCGGAGAGAGTCGAGCTGTGCCTGTTCGACGAGCACGGCGAGGAGACCCGTGTCCGGCTGCCCGAGGTGGACGGCTTCGTCTGGCACGGGTACCTGCCCGGGGTCGGCCCCGGCCAGCGCTACGGATACCGCGTGCACGGCCCGCACGAGCCCGAGCACGGGCACCGGTGCAACCCGAACAAGCTGCTCCTGGACCCCTACGCCAAGGCCGTGGACGGGCCCCTGGAGTGGGACGAGTCGCTGTTCGGGTACCACTTCGACGACCACGAGGCGCGCAACGACCTCGACTCGGCCGCGCACCTGCCCAAGGCCGTGGTGATCAACCCGTTCTTCGACTGGAACAGCGACCGGCCGCCCCGCACCCCGTACCACCAGACGGTGATCTACGAGGCGCACGTGCGCGGCCTGACCATCCAGCACCCGGACATCCCGCAGGAGCTGCGCGGCACCTACGCCGGTCTCGCGCACCCGGTGATGATCGAGTACTTCAAGGAGCTGGGCGTCACCGCGGTCGAGCTGATGCCGGTGCACCACTTCATCAGCGACCACCACCTGCTCGAGCACAACCTCACCAACTACTGGGGCTACAACACCCTCAGCTACTTCGCCCCGCACGACGGCTACGCGGCGGTCACCGCGCAGGGCTACCAGGTGCAGGAGTTCAAGGCGATGGTGCGCTCGCTGCACGCGGCGGGCATCGAGGTCATCCTGGACGTGGTCTACAACCACACCGCCGAGGGCAACCAGATGGGGCCCACGCTGTCCATGCGCGGCATCGACAACGCCGCCTACTACCGGCTGGTCGAGGACGACCCCCGGTTCTACATGGACTACACGGGCACCGGGAACTCGCTCAACGCCCGCAACCCGCACACCTTGCAGCTGATCATGGACTCGCTGCGCTACTGGGTGACCGAGATGCGCGTGGACGGCTTCCGCTTCGACCTCGCCTCCACCCTGGCCCGCGAGTTCTACGACGTGGACAAGCTGAGCGCGTTCTTCGACATCGTCCAGCAGGACCCGATCATCAGCCAGGTCAAGCTGATCGCCGAGCCCTGGGACGTCGGCCCGGGCGGCTACCAGGTGGGCAACTTCCCATCCCTGTGGACGGAGTGGAACGGCAAGTACCGCGACACCGTCCGCGACTTCTGGCGCGGCGAACCGGCCACGCTCGGCGAGTTCGCCTCGCGGATCACCGGTTCCTCCGACCTGTACCAGAACGACGGCCGCCGCCCGTACGCCTCGATCAACTTCGTCACCGCGCACGACGGGTTCACCCTCAACGACCTGGTCTCCTACAACGACAAGCACAACGAGGCCAACGGCGAGGACGGCCGCGACGGGCACGACGACAACCGCTCGTGGAACTGCGGCGCGGAGGGCCCCACCGACGACGAGGCGGTGCTCGCGCTGCGCGCCCGGCAGCGGCGCAACTTCCTGGCCACGCTGTTCCTGGCCCAGGGCGTGCCGATGCTCTCCCACGGTGACGAGCTGGGCCGCACGCAGGGCGGCAACAACAACGTCTACTGCCAGGACAACGAGATCGCCTGGATGGACTGGGACCTGGTGGAGACCAACCGGGACCTGCTGGAGTTCACCCGGGCCACCGCGAAGCTGCGCGCCGCGCACCCGGTGTTCCGGCGCCGCCGCTTCTTCCAGGGCCGCCCGATCCGCAGCGGCGACCAGCTGCGCGACATCGCCTGGTTCACCCCCGGCGGGGTGGAGATGACCGAGCAGGACTGGGAATCCGGCTTCGGACGCTGCATCATGGTCTTCCTCAACGGTTCCGCGCTCAGCGACCGCGACGAGCGGGGCGAGCCGGTCACCGACGACTCGTTCCTGCTCTGCTTCAACGCCCACGACGGCGAGCTGGAACTGACCGTGCCCGACTCCGGCTACGGCAGGGAGTGGGCCGTGGTCCTGGACACCGCGACCGGGGACGTGGGTCCGGAGGCCAACGGCCGCGTCGTCCAGGGCGGGGAGACCATCAAGGTCACCGACCGCTCGCTGCTGGTGCTCCAGCGCACCGACTGA
- the treY gene encoding malto-oligosyltrehalose synthase: MTEGTPTSTYRLQLNAGTTFEGAAALADYLDRLGVGALYASPVLQATPGSTHGYDVVDPTQASEALGGADGRAALSTRLGQRGLGLVLDIVPNHMGVGDAQANAWWWDVLQHGEKSQYAHYFDIEYSQGPLLVPVLDGEDALDGLAVRDDCLVHGSMRFPIAPGTGEGTPREVHERQHYRLVDWRRAAGELNYRRFFDINELAAVRVEDEEVFQATHGEVLRWVADGQVTGLRVDHPDGLTDPGGYLRRLRAAAPEAWLVVEKILGVDEALPTTWPVDGTTGYDALREICGVFVDPAGEPVFTRLAAELGVSVQVHEVERGCRRRAAGTILAAEVRRIARLVPEFEPARAEAGIAELLSSFRVYRSYLPEGRGPLCAALASASMARPDLSDVISLVGQRMLTDPTCELARRVQQTSGMVMAKGVEDTAFYRCTRFAALNEVGGALDRFGVSVAELHFRNAARAAGWPGTMTTLSTHDTKRSEDVRARLAVLAEVRDEFAGAVRRWTDRAGLPEPALNLLAWQTLVGAWPISPERLRDYLAKAAKEAKIATSWNEPDAEFDAVVAAWPERVFADEALASDVGAFAEAVRAHGWSNSLGQKLVQLAGPGVPDVYQGTELWDFSLVDPDNRRPVDYDLRRALLTRIDEGWLPPVDEEGAAKLLVTAKTLRLRRERPELFTGYRPLDAEGPSAEHAFAFARGPKLDLVAVATRLPVGLGSSGGWRSTVLPLPGEGTWTDVLTGRGFGQFPRLAELLSPYPVALLVRS; encoded by the coding sequence ATGACCGAGGGCACGCCGACCTCGACCTACCGCCTGCAGCTCAACGCGGGCACCACCTTCGAGGGTGCGGCCGCGCTGGCCGACTACCTCGACCGGCTCGGGGTGGGCGCGCTGTACGCCTCCCCGGTGCTGCAGGCCACCCCGGGCTCCACGCACGGCTACGACGTGGTCGACCCGACCCAGGCCTCCGAGGCGCTGGGCGGCGCGGACGGCCGGGCCGCGCTGAGCACCCGGCTCGGCCAGCGCGGGCTGGGCCTGGTGCTGGACATCGTGCCCAACCACATGGGCGTGGGCGATGCCCAGGCCAACGCCTGGTGGTGGGACGTGCTCCAGCACGGCGAGAAGTCCCAGTACGCGCACTACTTCGACATCGAGTACAGCCAGGGCCCGCTGCTGGTGCCGGTGCTCGACGGCGAGGACGCCCTGGACGGGCTGGCCGTCCGGGACGACTGCCTGGTGCACGGGAGCATGCGCTTCCCGATCGCGCCCGGCACCGGCGAGGGCACGCCGCGGGAGGTGCACGAGCGGCAGCACTACCGGCTGGTGGACTGGCGGCGCGCGGCCGGGGAGCTGAACTACCGGCGCTTCTTCGACATCAACGAGCTGGCCGCGGTGCGGGTGGAGGACGAGGAGGTCTTCCAGGCCACGCACGGCGAGGTGCTGCGCTGGGTGGCCGACGGCCAGGTCACCGGGCTGCGCGTGGACCACCCGGACGGCCTCACCGACCCCGGCGGCTACCTGCGGCGGCTGCGCGCGGCCGCCCCGGAGGCGTGGCTGGTGGTGGAGAAGATCCTCGGCGTGGACGAGGCACTGCCCACCACCTGGCCGGTCGACGGCACCACCGGCTACGACGCGCTGCGCGAGATCTGCGGGGTGTTCGTCGACCCCGCGGGTGAACCGGTGTTCACCCGGCTGGCCGCCGAGCTGGGCGTGTCGGTGCAGGTGCACGAGGTGGAGCGCGGCTGCCGCCGCCGGGCCGCGGGCACCATCCTGGCCGCCGAGGTGCGCCGGATCGCCCGGCTGGTCCCGGAGTTCGAGCCCGCGCGCGCCGAAGCGGGCATCGCCGAGCTGCTCTCCTCCTTCCGGGTGTACCGCTCCTACCTGCCGGAGGGCCGGGGGCCGCTGTGCGCGGCGCTGGCGTCGGCCAGCATGGCCCGGCCGGACCTGTCCGACGTGATCAGCCTGGTCGGCCAGCGCATGCTCACCGACCCCACCTGCGAGCTGGCGCGGCGCGTGCAGCAGACCTCGGGCATGGTGATGGCCAAGGGCGTGGAGGACACCGCGTTCTACCGGTGCACCCGCTTCGCCGCGCTGAACGAGGTCGGCGGCGCGCTGGACCGCTTCGGGGTCTCGGTGGCCGAGCTGCACTTCCGCAACGCGGCGCGGGCGGCGGGCTGGCCGGGCACCATGACCACGCTGTCCACGCACGACACCAAGCGGTCCGAGGACGTGCGGGCGCGCCTGGCCGTGCTGGCCGAGGTGCGGGACGAGTTCGCCGGCGCGGTGCGCCGCTGGACCGACCGCGCGGGCCTGCCCGAACCGGCGCTGAACCTGCTGGCCTGGCAGACCCTGGTCGGCGCCTGGCCGATCTCGCCCGAGCGGCTGCGCGACTACCTGGCCAAGGCCGCCAAGGAAGCCAAGATCGCGACCTCGTGGAACGAGCCGGACGCCGAGTTCGACGCGGTGGTCGCGGCCTGGCCGGAGCGGGTGTTCGCCGATGAGGCGCTGGCCTCGGACGTGGGCGCCTTCGCCGAGGCGGTGCGCGCGCACGGCTGGTCGAACTCGTTGGGGCAGAAGCTGGTCCAGCTCGCCGGACCGGGCGTGCCGGACGTCTACCAGGGCACCGAGCTGTGGGACTTCTCGCTGGTCGACCCGGACAACCGGCGGCCGGTGGACTACGACCTGCGGCGCGCGCTGCTCACCCGGATCGACGAGGGCTGGCTGCCGCCGGTGGACGAGGAGGGCGCGGCCAAGCTGCTGGTGACCGCGAAGACCTTGCGGCTGCGGCGGGAACGCCCGGAGCTGTTCACCGGCTACCGGCCGCTGGACGCGGAGGGCCCCTCGGCCGAGCACGCCTTCGCCTTCGCGCGCGGCCCGAAGCTCGACCTGGTCGCGGTGGCCACCCGGCTGCCGGTGGGCCTGGGCTCCTCGGGCGGCTGGCGGTCCACGGTGTTGCCGCTGCCCGGGGAGGGCACGTGGACGGATGTGCTGACCGGACGCGGGTTCGGGCAGTTCCCCCGGTTGGCCGAGCTGCTCTCGCCCTACCCCGTCGCGCTGCTGGTGCGGTCATGA
- the treZ gene encoding malto-oligosyltrehalose trehalohydrolase: MSDFAVWAPRRERVRLVLDGSTHELAKDDDGWWRAPAGLSGVDYGYLLDEDDTPLPDPRSLRQPDGVHGLSRRYEHDFAWTDSAWTGRALPGSVVYELHIGTFTAGRTFDAAIERLDHLVELGVDLVEVLPVNSFDGPHGWGYDGVLWYAAQESYGGPEGFKRFVDACHARGLGVLLDVVYNHLGPSGAYLDRFGPYFAGQTIWGPTLNLDGADSGEVRRYVIDNALMWLRDFHVDGLRLDAVHALSDRRATHLLEELAVEVEALSAHLRRPLTLIAESDLNDARLVTAREAGGYGLHAQWDDDLHHCLHTALTGERQGYYGDFGSLASLARTWREVFFHNGTWSSFRGRAHGRPVDTLRVPGHRFLAYLQNHDQVGNRATGDRLSATLSPGLLACGAALVLCGPYTPMVFMGEEWGASTPWQFFATFPDPELAEAVRTGRRREFAEHGWDEQEVPDPMDWATVERSTVDWDELGRDRHATLLGIYRKLIALRREWPELSDPRLDRLRVDFDEQERWLVLHRGSLRVAVNLAGVELELPVTVREVLLSSADVAPGGLLRLPAESFAVVR, encoded by the coding sequence ATGAGCGACTTCGCGGTGTGGGCGCCGCGACGGGAGCGGGTCCGGCTGGTGCTGGACGGGAGCACCCACGAGCTGGCCAAGGACGACGACGGCTGGTGGCGCGCCCCGGCCGGACTGTCCGGAGTGGACTACGGCTACCTGCTCGACGAGGACGACACGCCCCTGCCGGACCCGCGCTCGCTGCGGCAGCCGGACGGCGTGCACGGCCTGTCCCGCCGCTACGAGCACGACTTCGCCTGGACGGACTCGGCGTGGACCGGGCGGGCGCTGCCCGGCTCGGTGGTCTACGAGCTGCACATCGGCACCTTCACCGCCGGGCGCACCTTCGACGCGGCCATCGAACGCCTGGACCACCTGGTGGAGCTGGGCGTCGACCTGGTCGAGGTGCTGCCGGTGAACTCCTTCGACGGCCCGCACGGCTGGGGCTACGACGGGGTGCTCTGGTACGCCGCGCAGGAGTCCTACGGCGGGCCGGAGGGCTTCAAGCGCTTCGTGGACGCCTGCCACGCGCGCGGGCTCGGGGTGCTGCTGGACGTGGTCTACAACCACCTCGGGCCGTCCGGGGCCTACCTGGACCGGTTCGGGCCCTACTTCGCCGGGCAGACCATCTGGGGGCCCACGCTCAACCTGGACGGCGCCGACTCCGGCGAGGTCCGGCGCTACGTCATCGACAACGCGCTGATGTGGCTGCGGGACTTCCACGTGGACGGGCTGCGCCTGGACGCGGTGCACGCGCTGTCCGACCGGCGGGCCACGCACCTGCTGGAGGAGCTGGCGGTCGAGGTGGAGGCGCTGTCGGCGCACCTGCGGCGGCCGCTGACGCTCATCGCCGAGTCCGACCTCAACGACGCCCGGCTGGTGACCGCGCGCGAGGCGGGCGGCTACGGACTGCACGCGCAGTGGGACGACGACCTGCACCACTGCCTGCACACCGCGCTGACCGGCGAACGGCAGGGCTACTACGGCGACTTCGGCTCGCTGGCCTCGCTGGCGCGGACCTGGCGGGAGGTGTTCTTCCACAACGGCACCTGGTCCTCCTTCCGCGGCCGCGCGCACGGGCGGCCGGTGGACACGCTCCGGGTGCCGGGGCACCGGTTCCTGGCCTACCTCCAGAACCACGACCAGGTCGGCAACCGGGCCACCGGCGACCGCCTGTCCGCCACGCTGTCCCCGGGGCTGCTGGCGTGCGGGGCGGCGCTGGTGCTGTGCGGGCCGTACACGCCGATGGTGTTCATGGGCGAGGAGTGGGGCGCCTCGACGCCCTGGCAGTTCTTCGCCACCTTCCCCGACCCGGAGCTGGCCGAGGCGGTGCGCACCGGGCGGCGGCGGGAGTTCGCCGAGCACGGCTGGGACGAGCAGGAGGTGCCGGACCCGATGGACTGGGCCACCGTGGAACGCTCCACTGTGGACTGGGACGAGCTCGGGCGGGATCGGCACGCCACGCTGCTGGGCATCTACCGGAAGCTGATCGCGCTGCGCCGGGAATGGCCGGAGCTCAGCGACCCCCGGCTGGACCGGCTGCGGGTGGACTTCGACGAGCAGGAGCGCTGGCTGGTGCTGCACCGGGGGTCGCTGCGCGTGGCGGTGAACCTGGCCGGGGTCGAGCTGGAGCTGCCGGTCACGGTGCGGGAGGTGCTGCTGTCCTCGGCGGACGTGGCGCCCGGCGGGCTGCTGCGACTGCCCGCGGAGTCCTTCGCGGTGGTGCGCTAG
- a CDS encoding phage holin family protein, with protein MRPVVEHVDQRSTGELVKSLTEQVSTLVREEMALARAELADKGKRAGTGAGLAGAAGLLALYGLAALIAGLVLLLATVLVPWAAALVVGAGVLLIAGILGLAGRAQLKRAVPPVPEHATENLKRDVELLREGTVS; from the coding sequence ATGAGGCCGGTTGTGGAACACGTCGACCAGCGCTCCACGGGAGAACTGGTCAAGTCGTTGACGGAGCAGGTCAGCACGTTGGTGCGCGAGGAGATGGCGCTCGCGCGGGCCGAGCTGGCGGACAAGGGCAAGCGCGCGGGCACCGGCGCGGGGTTGGCGGGCGCGGCGGGTCTGCTCGCCCTCTACGGGCTGGCCGCGCTGATCGCGGGGCTGGTGCTGCTGCTGGCCACCGTACTGGTGCCGTGGGCCGCCGCGCTGGTGGTGGGCGCCGGGGTGCTGCTCATCGCCGGGATCTTGGGCCTGGCCGGACGGGCGCAGCTCAAGCGCGCGGTCCCGCCGGTGCCCGAGCACGCCACGGAGAACCTGAAGCGTGATGTGGAACTGCTGCGAGAGGGGACCGTGTCATGA
- a CDS encoding DUF3618 domain-containing protein, with protein sequence MSRQVEELEHQVQATRAKLGETVDELNRRAEEKMHKAAELVPFALGGLALVVILLVVRKVRSRA encoded by the coding sequence ATGAGCAGGCAGGTGGAGGAGCTGGAGCACCAGGTCCAGGCGACCCGCGCGAAGCTCGGGGAGACCGTGGACGAGCTGAACCGGCGGGCCGAGGAGAAGATGCACAAGGCCGCCGAGCTGGTGCCGTTCGCCCTCGGCGGCCTCGCGCTGGTGGTCATCCTGCTGGTGGTGCGGAAGGTGCGTAGCCGGGCTTAG
- a CDS encoding FixH family protein yields MNRPVLLAAALALVTGGLVFFLWPRADAGPALARQSTERYAVELTTSGLRQGGNTFALAVTDRAGAPADLAEVTVEPVMPQMGHALTPTRAHRESPGRYRAADTLLPMSGPWQLTVVLHGPKGVDRVVFPLLVK; encoded by the coding sequence ATGAACAGACCCGTGCTGCTGGCGGCGGCGCTCGCGCTCGTCACCGGCGGGCTGGTGTTCTTCCTGTGGCCGCGCGCGGACGCCGGACCGGCCCTGGCCCGGCAGAGCACCGAGCGGTACGCCGTCGAGCTGACCACCTCCGGGCTGCGCCAGGGCGGCAACACCTTCGCCCTGGCCGTGACCGACCGGGCGGGCGCGCCCGCGGACCTGGCCGAGGTCACCGTGGAACCGGTGATGCCGCAGATGGGCCACGCGCTCACCCCGACCCGCGCCCACCGCGAGTCCCCGGGCCGCTACCGCGCGGCCGACACGCTCCTGCCGATGTCCGGACCGTGGCAGCTCACCGTGGTGCTGCACGGCCCGAAGGGCGTCGACCGGGTGGTTTTCCCGTTGCTGGTCAAGTGA